From a single Georhizobium profundi genomic region:
- a CDS encoding acetolactate synthase 3 large subunit: protein MNVTTKDAPAQATRRQDAAGQEMTGAEIVLQALRDNGVEHIFGYPGGAVLPIYDEIFQQDDVQHILVRHEQGAGHAAEGYARSTGKVGVMLVTSGPGATNAVTPLQDALMDSIPLVCITGQVPTTLIGSDAFQECDTVGITRPCTKHNWLVKDVNELAKVLHEAFRIAKTGRPGPVVVDIPKDVQFAKGTYHAPSPVIEQKSYKPRIQGDLNQIKAAIELMASAKKPMLYTGGGVVNSGPEASHLLRELVKLTNFPITSTLMGLGSYPASGENWMGMLGMHGTYEANMAMHDCDVMVCVGARFDDRITGRLDAFAPNSKKIHIDIDPSSINKNVHVDIPILGDVGLVLEDMVRLWRASSKKNDPEAMKSWWTQITKWRARNSLAYKPNSDVIMPQYAVQRLYELTKSHDTYITTEVGQHQMWAAQFYGFEKPNRWMTSGGLGTMGYGLPAALGVQIAHPDALVIDIAGDASVLMTMQEMSCAVQYNAPIKIFILNNQYMGMVRQWQQLLHGNRLSNSYTEALPDFVKLAEAYGGVGIRAEKPAELDDKIQEMIDVKRPVIFDCRVANLANCFPMIPSGKPHNEMLLPDEATDEAVANAISAEGRSLV, encoded by the coding sequence ATGAACGTAACGACCAAGGACGCGCCGGCGCAGGCGACACGGCGACAGGATGCGGCAGGCCAGGAGATGACCGGTGCGGAAATCGTGCTGCAGGCGCTGCGCGATAACGGTGTCGAGCACATCTTCGGTTATCCGGGTGGTGCCGTCCTCCCGATCTACGACGAGATCTTCCAGCAGGACGACGTTCAGCACATTCTGGTGCGTCACGAGCAGGGTGCCGGCCATGCGGCTGAAGGCTACGCGCGATCGACCGGCAAGGTCGGCGTCATGCTGGTCACGTCGGGTCCGGGTGCGACGAATGCGGTGACGCCGCTTCAGGATGCGCTGATGGATTCGATCCCGCTCGTCTGCATCACCGGCCAGGTTCCGACCACGCTGATCGGTTCGGACGCTTTCCAGGAATGCGATACGGTTGGCATCACGCGTCCCTGCACCAAGCACAACTGGCTGGTCAAAGACGTCAACGAGCTTGCCAAGGTCCTTCACGAGGCGTTCCGCATCGCCAAGACCGGCCGCCCCGGCCCGGTCGTCGTCGACATCCCGAAGGACGTCCAGTTCGCCAAGGGCACCTACCACGCGCCTTCGCCTGTCATCGAGCAGAAGAGCTACAAGCCGCGCATCCAGGGCGATCTGAACCAGATCAAGGCGGCGATCGAACTGATGGCCTCGGCCAAGAAGCCAATGCTCTACACGGGCGGCGGTGTCGTCAATTCGGGTCCGGAAGCCAGCCATCTCCTGCGCGAACTGGTCAAGCTGACCAATTTCCCGATCACGTCGACGCTGATGGGGCTCGGCTCCTATCCCGCGTCCGGCGAGAACTGGATGGGCATGCTTGGTATGCACGGCACCTATGAGGCCAACATGGCGATGCATGATTGCGACGTCATGGTCTGCGTCGGTGCCCGGTTCGACGACCGCATCACCGGCCGGCTCGATGCATTCGCGCCGAACTCCAAGAAGATCCACATCGATATCGACCCTTCGTCGATCAACAAGAACGTCCATGTCGACATCCCGATCCTTGGTGATGTCGGGCTAGTTCTCGAAGACATGGTGCGGCTGTGGCGGGCGTCTTCCAAGAAGAACGACCCGGAGGCCATGAAGTCGTGGTGGACGCAGATCACGAAGTGGCGCGCGCGCAACTCGTTGGCCTACAAGCCGAACAGCGACGTGATCATGCCGCAATATGCGGTTCAGCGGCTCTATGAGCTGACGAAGAGCCACGACACCTACATCACTACCGAAGTAGGCCAGCATCAGATGTGGGCGGCGCAGTTCTACGGCTTCGAGAAGCCGAACCGGTGGATGACGTCGGGTGGTCTCGGCACGATGGGCTACGGCCTGCCGGCAGCGCTTGGCGTGCAGATCGCGCATCCGGACGCGCTCGTCATCGACATCGCCGGCGATGCCTCGGTTCTGATGACGATGCAGGAAATGTCCTGCGCGGTGCAGTACAATGCACCGATCAAGATCTTCATCCTGAACAATCAGTATATGGGCATGGTGCGCCAGTGGCAGCAGCTGCTGCATGGCAACCGCCTGTCCAACTCCTATACCGAGGCGCTGCCCGACTTCGTGAAGCTTGCTGAAGCGTATGGCGGCGTCGGCATCCGGGCGGAAAAGCCGGCGGAACTCGACGACAAGATCCAGGAAATGATCGACGTCAAGCGCCCGGTCATCTTCGATTGCCGTGTCGCAAACCTCGCCAATTGCTTCCCGATGATCCCGTCGGGCAAGCCGCACAACGAGATGCTTCTGCCGGACGAAGCCACCGACGAGGCCGTCGCCAATGCCATCAGCGCGGAAGGGCGCTCGCTGGTTTAG
- the ilvN gene encoding acetolactate synthase small subunit — translation MNAQQQPTGSAYFIQKETEAVETHTLSVLVDNEPGVLARVIGLFSGRGYNIESLTVSETEHEAHLSRITIVTRGTPHVLEQIKSQLERIVPVHGVRDLTVRARELGHEKPLERELALLKVRGREQDRMEALRLADAFRARVIDANIEHFIFEITGRVSKIEQFIAIMRPLGLMEVCRTGIAAMNRGLDD, via the coding sequence ATGAACGCACAGCAGCAACCCACCGGCTCGGCCTATTTCATCCAGAAGGAGACCGAGGCGGTTGAGACCCACACGCTTTCGGTACTGGTGGACAACGAGCCGGGCGTTCTCGCGCGCGTCATCGGGCTCTTTTCCGGCCGGGGCTACAACATCGAAAGCCTGACGGTTTCGGAAACCGAGCATGAGGCTCATCTGTCGCGCATCACGATCGTGACGCGGGGCACACCGCACGTGCTGGAGCAGATCAAGTCGCAGCTCGAGCGCATCGTGCCGGTCCACGGCGTCAGGGACCTGACGGTACGGGCACGCGAACTCGGCCATGAAAAACCGCTGGAGCGCGAATTGGCGCTTTTGAAGGTGCGTGGGCGCGAGCAGGACCGCATGGAGGCACTGCGCCTTGCCGATGCGTTCCGCGCGCGTGTCATCGACGCCAATATCGAGCACTTCATCTTCGAGATCACCGGGCGTGTCTCGAAGATCGAGCAGTTCATCGCCATCATGCGGCCGCTCGGGCTGATGGAAGTCTGCCGCACCGGGATCGCTGCGATGAACCGCGGTCTGGACGATTGA
- a CDS encoding LysE family translocator, whose protein sequence is MPIETFIALSTFAFVSSMTPGPNNIMLMASGVNFGFRRTIPHMLGVCVGFMVLIMAVGLGLGTLLTIFPWLHTALKIAGAGYLCYLAWKIASSRTVATADGSAKPLTFLQAAAFQWVNPKAWVASVSGVAVYTTIEAPFLSMLIVVFVFSLVSVPSVTAWTAFGQMLRQFLSDPVRLKWFNISMGILLALSIWPMLR, encoded by the coding sequence ATGCCGATCGAGACGTTCATAGCGCTTTCCACCTTCGCATTCGTCTCGTCCATGACGCCTGGGCCGAACAACATCATGCTCATGGCGTCGGGCGTCAATTTCGGCTTTCGCCGCACGATCCCGCATATGCTCGGGGTCTGCGTCGGCTTCATGGTCCTGATCATGGCGGTCGGCCTCGGGCTCGGCACGCTGCTGACCATATTCCCTTGGCTGCACACGGCACTCAAAATCGCGGGCGCCGGCTATCTGTGCTATCTCGCTTGGAAGATCGCATCCAGCCGCACCGTGGCGACGGCGGATGGCTCCGCCAAGCCGCTCACCTTCCTGCAGGCCGCGGCCTTCCAGTGGGTCAACCCGAAGGCGTGGGTTGCCTCGGTCTCCGGCGTTGCCGTCTATACGACGATCGAAGCGCCCTTTCTCTCGATGCTGATCGTCGTGTTCGTGTTTTCGCTCGTCAGCGTGCCGAGCGTGACGGCGTGGACGGCGTTCGGCCAGATGCTACGGCAGTTTTTGTCGGACCCTGTCCGCCTGAAATGGTTCAACATTTCCATGGGCATCCTGCTCGCCCTTTCGATCTGGCCGATGCTGAGATAG
- a CDS encoding type II toxin-antitoxin system VapB family antitoxin, with protein sequence MAFHIRDPKTDQLVRELATKRGIGITEAVREAVENELKRERQKIPLMERLKPLFDEIDALPKTGPEPDKAFYDELWGQEGD encoded by the coding sequence ATGGCTTTTCACATCCGCGATCCGAAAACCGATCAGCTCGTGCGGGAGTTGGCCACGAAACGCGGCATCGGCATCACCGAGGCTGTGCGCGAGGCCGTCGAGAACGAGTTGAAGCGGGAGCGTCAGAAAATTCCCCTCATGGAACGCCTGAAGCCGCTTTTCGACGAGATTGATGCTCTGCCGAAGACCGGACCGGAGCCGGATAAGGCATTTTATGATGAGCTGTGGGGCCAGGAGGGCGACTGA
- a CDS encoding type II toxin-antitoxin system VapC family toxin yields MFVDASVIVAILGNEPDRDEFVGRLDQAVSCVSSTVALFEAVLALSKRLGGLETAIAMVDEFVSRLNMSIESVDRSLLPGLVDAHGRFGKGSGHPARLNMGDCFSYAMAKRAGMPLLYKGDDFAQTDLA; encoded by the coding sequence ATGTTCGTGGATGCTTCGGTCATCGTCGCTATACTGGGAAACGAACCGGATCGAGACGAGTTTGTGGGGCGGCTTGATCAAGCTGTAAGCTGCGTCAGCTCGACGGTCGCTCTGTTCGAGGCTGTTCTCGCCCTTTCCAAACGGCTGGGTGGGCTTGAAACAGCCATTGCCATGGTGGATGAATTTGTGAGCCGGCTGAATATGAGCATCGAGAGCGTCGATCGCTCTTTGTTGCCCGGATTGGTGGATGCCCATGGCCGTTTTGGAAAAGGCTCTGGCCATCCCGCCCGGCTCAACATGGGCGATTGCTTTTCTTACGCGATGGCCAAGCGGGCAGGGATGCCGCTCCTTTACAAGGGCGATGATTTCGCCCAGACCGATCTTGCCTGA
- a CDS encoding ATP-dependent DNA helicase encodes MEFAPQQDEALKAVARWLKEGRSPIFRLFGYAGTGKTTLARHFAEHVDGDVQFAAFTGKAAQVLRSRGASNAKTIHSLIYRPRGEEEVENEETGKTSISPMFSINRQSPIAKCALIVVDECSMVDEALGKDLMSFGVPILVLGDPGQLPPITGGGFFTDHEPDFLLTEIHRQARDNPIITLAMHVREGRELMHGDWGTAKIISKSDVTTDLVLEADQVLLGVNRTRRRYNQRLRELKGFTAAHPQSGDKLVCLRNDQAKGLLNGSLWAVMTSSKETTKPGINLLIKPEDDDMDRGSAKIRLLKAAFEDPDADIPWSTKKRFDDFDYGYALTVHKAQGSQWNNVVLFDESFAFRETRERWLYTAITRAAERLTIVR; translated from the coding sequence ATGGAATTTGCACCCCAACAGGACGAAGCCCTCAAGGCTGTCGCGCGCTGGCTGAAGGAAGGCCGCTCGCCGATCTTCCGGCTCTTTGGATATGCGGGCACCGGCAAGACGACGCTCGCGCGCCATTTCGCCGAGCATGTGGATGGCGACGTGCAGTTCGCCGCGTTTACCGGCAAGGCCGCGCAGGTGCTGCGCTCGCGCGGCGCTTCAAATGCCAAGACCATCCATTCCTTGATTTATCGGCCCCGCGGCGAGGAAGAAGTCGAGAACGAAGAGACCGGCAAGACCTCGATCTCGCCGATGTTTTCCATCAATCGGCAAAGCCCGATCGCGAAATGCGCGCTGATCGTGGTGGACGAATGCTCGATGGTCGACGAGGCGCTCGGCAAGGATCTGATGAGCTTCGGCGTGCCGATCCTCGTTCTCGGCGATCCCGGCCAGTTGCCGCCGATCACCGGGGGTGGGTTCTTCACCGATCACGAGCCGGATTTTCTGCTGACGGAAATCCACCGGCAGGCGCGCGACAACCCGATCATCACGCTCGCCATGCATGTGCGCGAAGGCCGCGAACTGATGCATGGCGACTGGGGTACTGCGAAGATCATTTCGAAATCCGATGTGACGACGGATCTCGTGCTTGAGGCCGACCAAGTGCTTCTCGGCGTCAATCGGACGCGGCGGCGTTACAATCAGCGGCTCCGGGAACTGAAAGGCTTCACGGCGGCTCATCCTCAATCGGGCGACAAGCTCGTCTGCCTGCGCAACGACCAGGCCAAGGGCTTGCTCAATGGCTCGCTCTGGGCCGTGATGACGTCGTCGAAGGAGACGACCAAGCCCGGCATCAATCTCCTCATCAAGCCGGAAGACGACGATATGGATCGTGGCTCCGCCAAGATCCGGCTTCTGAAGGCAGCCTTTGAGGATCCCGACGCGGACATCCCCTGGTCGACGAAGAAGCGCTTCGATGATTTCGACTATGGCTATGCGCTGACGGTGCACAAGGCGCAGGGCTCGCAGTGGAACAACGTCGTGCTGTTCGACGAAAGCTTCGCCTTCCGCGAAACCCGCGAGCGCTGGCTCTACACGGCAATCACACGGGCAG